The following are encoded together in the Misgurnus anguillicaudatus chromosome 14, ASM2758022v2, whole genome shotgun sequence genome:
- the cfap92 gene encoding uncharacterized protein cfap92 isoform X3, whose translation MDQHTCIPMECTDSTASPDMQKTDDDNCSIQNLSLNTRPVIDSGPESDNSEEPNVSTPETCPLVEQTDSSYIVTCTVDIAIAILKEEDEKPLSTSEKRKKGTKKKASSDVVEAPRAEGYYCIEYNMFPDEPEPIRVDLVMFGLAAKVYMANETKERSGEDPDEMAGIKKIVCKLRALYEKENLGTMKHQRGPVANGCMKHSALSCDTVPFKHHLAKVQKKIVPAQKMDFQEQTLENAEFLEVRQQKEAASLELNSASLLTGAMTLTDCLQLCYGKVNEGFWNITLDQPLISEELKAELNPLVITILSASSLPSTPVPFHILKEKCLPVYCQYKFHNMPLYRTKACDHSANISFKDINVIFTGLLSHGQLCEFLRGLPLEIEVHDRDRKLKSKTRPSTVFGTDPDDFKLASVVLSVTKWTAHDVFKTEREFHDPYGIAKLDLSDLLTGCRYLKLSLPIRCSASRQSEPESTMLQTFVDHSEMPTGHYIEADSHLKVQVEIAYPLNPEGATGEDDCPFGRIIYVFKYSNTSVLAKLTSEILQVNSEAFQLDSYPEETTERVLSGHKMSAKDRENKTRNVLTGFHIMDKALHLFVLEGLKDQAIKRLWKQVPMKLNGDEEDQVTVLYNSDLSFSVRLYDTLDVGLSPIYLPNPLETIMSEPLMFIRNMIPHGCLEAMKRISLLRKAKKLIEAVHNNLFPSADMVLSLTQEFGLVLKGGQLQMSEIQKPQDVPDHQNIKKRIHTPLDNFNREYFQWKQQSGNNVKDFIQANIEDVHKASAELQKSKPDMLVDNLDDGSIYSYYVQTMNSTQGNELQHKDMISSCNPFIYPGFKSSIESNQHPKRPDDARIEELRKPWKENILHGNKLKPTLSRSRLPWIQRHQDFELYSKSQFVFGPEFPLSIHLAGESLRDEQLQAAHAQYNRWRKMLIDEAAKGTGRVPEFKCHMKRADLDKLEDILKDKPRKHSLKRPGMILKPIPVTSVIQCADPADSVEREANVPFSPGPFQNHSLSWDKNAIPRHTSHYNKFHFRDYWRPHSFLHKRGDLSLTDEEKRQKPADTPETHMTSAYFKHCRNIIETRTNKDVTLHMQ comes from the exons ATG GACCAGCATACCTGTATCCCAATGGAGTGCACGGACTCCACAGCTTCACCTGACATGCAAAAGACAGATGATGACAACTGCTCTATCCAAAATCTCTCTTTAAACACTAGACCAGTGATAGACAGCGGACCTGAAAGTGACAACAGTGAAGAACCTAATGTAAGCACTCCTGAGACCTGCCCTCTGGTGGAACAAACTGACTCCAGTTATATAGTAACCTGTACAGTCGACATAGCAATAGCCATCCTTAAAG AAGAGGATGAGAAACCTTTAAGTACGTCTGAGAAAAGGAAGAAGGGAACAAAGAAAAAAGCCTCTAGTGATGTAGTGGAGGCCCCCAGAGCTGAAGGGTATTACTGCATTGAGTACAATATGTTTCCTGATGAGCCTGAGCCAATCAGAGTTGATCTAGTGATGTTTGGCTTGGCAGCTAAAGTCTACATGGCAAATGAAACTAAG GAGAGGTCTGGAGAAGATCCAGATGAAATGG ctgGCATTAAGAAGATAGTTTGTAAGTTGAGAGCTCTCTATGAGAAGGAAAATCTGGGAACTATGAAACACCAGAGAGGTCCTGTTGCAAATGGCTGTATGAAGCATTCTGCGCTTAGCTGTGACACAG TTCCTTTTAAGCATCATTTGGCAAAAGTACAGAAGAAAATAGTGCCTGCTCAGAAGATGGATTTCCAGGAACAAACACTGGAGAATGCAGAATTCCTAGAGGTCAGACAACAAAAGGAAGCTGCTTCACTGGAGCTCAATTCAGCTTCCCTTCTCACAG GGGCTATGACACTCACGGACTGTTTGCAGCTGTGTTATGGAAAAGTGAATGAAGGATTCTGGAACATTACTCTGGATCAGCCACTTATATCTGAAGAGCTAAAGGCTGAACTCAACCCGCTGGTCATCACTATTTTGTCTGCTTCATCTCTACCATCCACTCCTGTTCCCTTTCACATACTTAAG GAAAAATGTCTTCCTGTGTACTGCCAGTATAAGTTCCACAACATGCCTCTTTATAGAACCAAAGCTTGTGATCACAGCGCTAATATTTCCTTCAAAGatataaatgtgatttttactGGTCTACTGAGCCATGGACAGCTGTGTGAGTTTCTTAGAGGTCTGCCTTTGGAGATCGAAGTCCATGATCGGGATAGAAAACTGAAAAGTAAAACCAGACCTTCAACCGTGTTTGGAACTGACCCCGATGATTTTAAACTAGCAAGTGTGGTACTAAGTGTAACCAAGTGGACGGCTCACGATGTCTTCAAGACAGAAAGAGAATTCCATGATCCATATGGAATAGCAAAACTAGATCTTTCCGATCTCCTTACAGGATGCAGATATTTAAAGCTCAGTTTGCCCATTAGGTGTTCTGCTTCCAGGCAAAGTGAACCAGAGAGTACAATGCTTCAGACTTTTGTGGATCATTCAGAAATGCCAACAGGTCATTATATAGAGGCTGATTCACATCTAAAAGTTCAGGTGGAGATAGCATATCCCCTGAATCCCGAGGGTGCCACAGGTGAAGACGACTGCCCTTTTGGTCGCAtcatatatgtttttaaatatagtaATACTTCTGTCTTAGCCAAACTGACATCTGAAATTCTACAAGTCAATTCCGAAGCATTCCAACTTGACTCCTATCCAGAGGAAACAACCGAGCGAGTCCTTTCTGGTCATAAAATGAGCGCCAAagacagagagaacaaaaccaGAAATGTTCTCACTGGATTTCATATAATGGATAAAGCTCTACACCTTTTCGTTCTAGAAGGATTGAAGGATCAAGCAATCAAAAGACTGTGGAAGCAAGTGCCTATGAA GTTGAATGGTGATGAGGAGGACCAGGTGACTGTGCTTTATAACTCAGACCTGAGTTTCTCTGTGCGTCTCTATGACACGCTTGATGTGGGTCTGAGTCCGATTTACCTCCCGAATCCACTTGAGACCATCATGAGTGAACCTCTGATGTTTATCAGAAATATGATTCCTCATGGTTGCCTAGAAGCTATGAAACG AATAAGCCTTCTCCGCAAAGCCAAAAAGCTTATAGAAGCAGTACACAACAATCTTTTCCCATCAGCCGACATGGTTCTCAGTTTAACACAGGAGTTTGGATTGGTTCTGAAGGGAGGACAGTTACAGATGTCAGAGATACAGAAACCTCAGGATGTGCCGGATCATCAAAACATCAAAAAGAGAATCCACACACCTCTTGATAACTTTAACAGAGAATATTTTCAGTGGAAACAGCAGTCGGGTAATAATGTGAAAGACTTCATTCAG GCAAATATTGAAGATGTCCATAAGGCGAGCGCAGAGTTACAAAAATCGAAGCCTGATATGCTTGTGGACAATCTTGATGATGGATCTATTTATTCATACTATGTCCAAACCATGAACTCAACTCAAGGGAACGAACTACAACACAAAGACATG ATCTCCAGTTGCAATCCTTTTATCTACCCAGGCTTTAAGAGCAGTATTGAATCTAACCAGCATCCAAAGCGACCTGACGATGCCCGAATAGAAGAACTAAGAAAG CCCTGGAAAGAAAACATTCTCCACGGGAACAAACTGAAGCCGACTCTTTCTAGATCCAGACTGCCGTGGATTCAGAGACATCAAGATTTTGAACTTTATTCCAAGTCACAGTTTGTGTTTGGCCCAGAATTCCCCTTGAGCATCCATTTGGCTg GAGAGTCTCTGCGTGATGAACAGCTACAGGCTGCACATGCTCAGTATAACAGGTGGAGGAAGATGTTGATTGATGAGGCCGCTAAAGGAACTGGACGAGTCCCTGAGTTTAAATGTCACATGAAGAGAGCAGATCTGGATAAACTAGAAGATATACTGAAGGACAAACCAAGAAAACATTCTCTGAAGAGACCAGGAATGATTTTAAAG CCTATTCCAGTTACTTCTGTTATCCAGTGCGCTGATCCCGCCGACTCAGTTGAGAGAGAAGCCAATGTTCCATTCTCTCCCGGACCTTTTCAGAACCACAGTCTAAGCTGGGACAAAAACGCTATCCCAAGACACACATCCCACTACAACAAGTTCCACTTCAG
- the cfap92 gene encoding uncharacterized protein cfap92 isoform X1 — protein sequence MDQHTCIPMECTDSTASPDMQKTDDDNCSIQNLSLNTRPVIDSGPESDNSEEPNVSTPETCPLVEQTDSSYIVTCTVDIAIAILKEEDEKPLSTSEKRKKGTKKKASSDVVEAPRAEGYYCIEYNMFPDEPEPIRVDLVMFGLAAKVYMANETKVVKPWGEGNQVWVGWSQTLKLNVTKELLIKMASHIITVKVLDGKDKVSFKARNDRPKAFRLPQERSGEDPDEMAGIKKIVCKLRALYEKENLGTMKHQRGPVANGCMKHSALSCDTVPFKHHLAKVQKKIVPAQKMDFQEQTLENAEFLEVRQQKEAASLELNSASLLTGAMTLTDCLQLCYGKVNEGFWNITLDQPLISEELKAELNPLVITILSASSLPSTPVPFHILKEKCLPVYCQYKFHNMPLYRTKACDHSANISFKDINVIFTGLLSHGQLCEFLRGLPLEIEVHDRDRKLKSKTRPSTVFGTDPDDFKLASVVLSVTKWTAHDVFKTEREFHDPYGIAKLDLSDLLTGCRYLKLSLPIRCSASRQSEPESTMLQTFVDHSEMPTGHYIEADSHLKVQVEIAYPLNPEGATGEDDCPFGRIIYVFKYSNTSVLAKLTSEILQVNSEAFQLDSYPEETTERVLSGHKMSAKDRENKTRNVLTGFHIMDKALHLFVLEGLKDQAIKRLWKQVPMKLNGDEEDQVTVLYNSDLSFSVRLYDTLDVGLSPIYLPNPLETIMSEPLMFIRNMIPHGCLEAMKRISLLRKAKKLIEAVHNNLFPSADMVLSLTQEFGLVLKGGQLQMSEIQKPQDVPDHQNIKKRIHTPLDNFNREYFQWKQQSGNNVKDFIQANIEDVHKASAELQKSKPDMLVDNLDDGSIYSYYVQTMNSTQGNELQHKDMISSCNPFIYPGFKSSIESNQHPKRPDDARIEELRKPWKENILHGNKLKPTLSRSRLPWIQRHQDFELYSKSQFVFGPEFPLSIHLAGESLRDEQLQAAHAQYNRWRKMLIDEAAKGTGRVPEFKCHMKRADLDKLEDILKDKPRKHSLKRPGMILKPIPVTSVIQCADPADSVEREANVPFSPGPFQNHSLSWDKNAIPRHTSHYNKFHFRDYWRPHSFLHKRGDLSLTDEEKRQKPADTPETHMTSAYFKHCRNIIETRTNKDVTLHMQ from the exons ATG GACCAGCATACCTGTATCCCAATGGAGTGCACGGACTCCACAGCTTCACCTGACATGCAAAAGACAGATGATGACAACTGCTCTATCCAAAATCTCTCTTTAAACACTAGACCAGTGATAGACAGCGGACCTGAAAGTGACAACAGTGAAGAACCTAATGTAAGCACTCCTGAGACCTGCCCTCTGGTGGAACAAACTGACTCCAGTTATATAGTAACCTGTACAGTCGACATAGCAATAGCCATCCTTAAAG AAGAGGATGAGAAACCTTTAAGTACGTCTGAGAAAAGGAAGAAGGGAACAAAGAAAAAAGCCTCTAGTGATGTAGTGGAGGCCCCCAGAGCTGAAGGGTATTACTGCATTGAGTACAATATGTTTCCTGATGAGCCTGAGCCAATCAGAGTTGATCTAGTGATGTTTGGCTTGGCAGCTAAAGTCTACATGGCAAATGAAACTAAG GTGGTGAAGCCATGGGGAGAAGGAAACCAGGTGTGGGTTGGCTGGTCTCAGACTTTGAAACTGAATGTGACAAAAGAGCTCCTAATTAAAATGGCCTCCCATATAATCACTGTTAAAGTTTTGGACGGTAAAGATAAAGTGTCCTTCAAAGCCAGGAATGACAGACCTAAAGCTTTCAGACTTCCACAGGAGAGGTCTGGAGAAGATCCAGATGAAATGG ctgGCATTAAGAAGATAGTTTGTAAGTTGAGAGCTCTCTATGAGAAGGAAAATCTGGGAACTATGAAACACCAGAGAGGTCCTGTTGCAAATGGCTGTATGAAGCATTCTGCGCTTAGCTGTGACACAG TTCCTTTTAAGCATCATTTGGCAAAAGTACAGAAGAAAATAGTGCCTGCTCAGAAGATGGATTTCCAGGAACAAACACTGGAGAATGCAGAATTCCTAGAGGTCAGACAACAAAAGGAAGCTGCTTCACTGGAGCTCAATTCAGCTTCCCTTCTCACAG GGGCTATGACACTCACGGACTGTTTGCAGCTGTGTTATGGAAAAGTGAATGAAGGATTCTGGAACATTACTCTGGATCAGCCACTTATATCTGAAGAGCTAAAGGCTGAACTCAACCCGCTGGTCATCACTATTTTGTCTGCTTCATCTCTACCATCCACTCCTGTTCCCTTTCACATACTTAAG GAAAAATGTCTTCCTGTGTACTGCCAGTATAAGTTCCACAACATGCCTCTTTATAGAACCAAAGCTTGTGATCACAGCGCTAATATTTCCTTCAAAGatataaatgtgatttttactGGTCTACTGAGCCATGGACAGCTGTGTGAGTTTCTTAGAGGTCTGCCTTTGGAGATCGAAGTCCATGATCGGGATAGAAAACTGAAAAGTAAAACCAGACCTTCAACCGTGTTTGGAACTGACCCCGATGATTTTAAACTAGCAAGTGTGGTACTAAGTGTAACCAAGTGGACGGCTCACGATGTCTTCAAGACAGAAAGAGAATTCCATGATCCATATGGAATAGCAAAACTAGATCTTTCCGATCTCCTTACAGGATGCAGATATTTAAAGCTCAGTTTGCCCATTAGGTGTTCTGCTTCCAGGCAAAGTGAACCAGAGAGTACAATGCTTCAGACTTTTGTGGATCATTCAGAAATGCCAACAGGTCATTATATAGAGGCTGATTCACATCTAAAAGTTCAGGTGGAGATAGCATATCCCCTGAATCCCGAGGGTGCCACAGGTGAAGACGACTGCCCTTTTGGTCGCAtcatatatgtttttaaatatagtaATACTTCTGTCTTAGCCAAACTGACATCTGAAATTCTACAAGTCAATTCCGAAGCATTCCAACTTGACTCCTATCCAGAGGAAACAACCGAGCGAGTCCTTTCTGGTCATAAAATGAGCGCCAAagacagagagaacaaaaccaGAAATGTTCTCACTGGATTTCATATAATGGATAAAGCTCTACACCTTTTCGTTCTAGAAGGATTGAAGGATCAAGCAATCAAAAGACTGTGGAAGCAAGTGCCTATGAA GTTGAATGGTGATGAGGAGGACCAGGTGACTGTGCTTTATAACTCAGACCTGAGTTTCTCTGTGCGTCTCTATGACACGCTTGATGTGGGTCTGAGTCCGATTTACCTCCCGAATCCACTTGAGACCATCATGAGTGAACCTCTGATGTTTATCAGAAATATGATTCCTCATGGTTGCCTAGAAGCTATGAAACG AATAAGCCTTCTCCGCAAAGCCAAAAAGCTTATAGAAGCAGTACACAACAATCTTTTCCCATCAGCCGACATGGTTCTCAGTTTAACACAGGAGTTTGGATTGGTTCTGAAGGGAGGACAGTTACAGATGTCAGAGATACAGAAACCTCAGGATGTGCCGGATCATCAAAACATCAAAAAGAGAATCCACACACCTCTTGATAACTTTAACAGAGAATATTTTCAGTGGAAACAGCAGTCGGGTAATAATGTGAAAGACTTCATTCAG GCAAATATTGAAGATGTCCATAAGGCGAGCGCAGAGTTACAAAAATCGAAGCCTGATATGCTTGTGGACAATCTTGATGATGGATCTATTTATTCATACTATGTCCAAACCATGAACTCAACTCAAGGGAACGAACTACAACACAAAGACATG ATCTCCAGTTGCAATCCTTTTATCTACCCAGGCTTTAAGAGCAGTATTGAATCTAACCAGCATCCAAAGCGACCTGACGATGCCCGAATAGAAGAACTAAGAAAG CCCTGGAAAGAAAACATTCTCCACGGGAACAAACTGAAGCCGACTCTTTCTAGATCCAGACTGCCGTGGATTCAGAGACATCAAGATTTTGAACTTTATTCCAAGTCACAGTTTGTGTTTGGCCCAGAATTCCCCTTGAGCATCCATTTGGCTg GAGAGTCTCTGCGTGATGAACAGCTACAGGCTGCACATGCTCAGTATAACAGGTGGAGGAAGATGTTGATTGATGAGGCCGCTAAAGGAACTGGACGAGTCCCTGAGTTTAAATGTCACATGAAGAGAGCAGATCTGGATAAACTAGAAGATATACTGAAGGACAAACCAAGAAAACATTCTCTGAAGAGACCAGGAATGATTTTAAAG CCTATTCCAGTTACTTCTGTTATCCAGTGCGCTGATCCCGCCGACTCAGTTGAGAGAGAAGCCAATGTTCCATTCTCTCCCGGACCTTTTCAGAACCACAGTCTAAGCTGGGACAAAAACGCTATCCCAAGACACACATCCCACTACAACAAGTTCCACTTCAG
- the cfap92 gene encoding uncharacterized protein cfap92 isoform X2: MDQHTCIPMECTDSTASPDMQKTDDDNCSIQNLSLNTRPVIDSGPESDNSEEPNVSTPETCPLVEQTDSSYIVTCTVDIAIAILKEDEKPLSTSEKRKKGTKKKASSDVVEAPRAEGYYCIEYNMFPDEPEPIRVDLVMFGLAAKVYMANETKVVKPWGEGNQVWVGWSQTLKLNVTKELLIKMASHIITVKVLDGKDKVSFKARNDRPKAFRLPQERSGEDPDEMAGIKKIVCKLRALYEKENLGTMKHQRGPVANGCMKHSALSCDTVPFKHHLAKVQKKIVPAQKMDFQEQTLENAEFLEVRQQKEAASLELNSASLLTGAMTLTDCLQLCYGKVNEGFWNITLDQPLISEELKAELNPLVITILSASSLPSTPVPFHILKEKCLPVYCQYKFHNMPLYRTKACDHSANISFKDINVIFTGLLSHGQLCEFLRGLPLEIEVHDRDRKLKSKTRPSTVFGTDPDDFKLASVVLSVTKWTAHDVFKTEREFHDPYGIAKLDLSDLLTGCRYLKLSLPIRCSASRQSEPESTMLQTFVDHSEMPTGHYIEADSHLKVQVEIAYPLNPEGATGEDDCPFGRIIYVFKYSNTSVLAKLTSEILQVNSEAFQLDSYPEETTERVLSGHKMSAKDRENKTRNVLTGFHIMDKALHLFVLEGLKDQAIKRLWKQVPMKLNGDEEDQVTVLYNSDLSFSVRLYDTLDVGLSPIYLPNPLETIMSEPLMFIRNMIPHGCLEAMKRISLLRKAKKLIEAVHNNLFPSADMVLSLTQEFGLVLKGGQLQMSEIQKPQDVPDHQNIKKRIHTPLDNFNREYFQWKQQSGNNVKDFIQANIEDVHKASAELQKSKPDMLVDNLDDGSIYSYYVQTMNSTQGNELQHKDMISSCNPFIYPGFKSSIESNQHPKRPDDARIEELRKPWKENILHGNKLKPTLSRSRLPWIQRHQDFELYSKSQFVFGPEFPLSIHLAGESLRDEQLQAAHAQYNRWRKMLIDEAAKGTGRVPEFKCHMKRADLDKLEDILKDKPRKHSLKRPGMILKPIPVTSVIQCADPADSVEREANVPFSPGPFQNHSLSWDKNAIPRHTSHYNKFHFRDYWRPHSFLHKRGDLSLTDEEKRQKPADTPETHMTSAYFKHCRNIIETRTNKDVTLHMQ; this comes from the exons ATG GACCAGCATACCTGTATCCCAATGGAGTGCACGGACTCCACAGCTTCACCTGACATGCAAAAGACAGATGATGACAACTGCTCTATCCAAAATCTCTCTTTAAACACTAGACCAGTGATAGACAGCGGACCTGAAAGTGACAACAGTGAAGAACCTAATGTAAGCACTCCTGAGACCTGCCCTCTGGTGGAACAAACTGACTCCAGTTATATAGTAACCTGTACAGTCGACATAGCAATAGCCATCCTTAAAG AGGATGAGAAACCTTTAAGTACGTCTGAGAAAAGGAAGAAGGGAACAAAGAAAAAAGCCTCTAGTGATGTAGTGGAGGCCCCCAGAGCTGAAGGGTATTACTGCATTGAGTACAATATGTTTCCTGATGAGCCTGAGCCAATCAGAGTTGATCTAGTGATGTTTGGCTTGGCAGCTAAAGTCTACATGGCAAATGAAACTAAG GTGGTGAAGCCATGGGGAGAAGGAAACCAGGTGTGGGTTGGCTGGTCTCAGACTTTGAAACTGAATGTGACAAAAGAGCTCCTAATTAAAATGGCCTCCCATATAATCACTGTTAAAGTTTTGGACGGTAAAGATAAAGTGTCCTTCAAAGCCAGGAATGACAGACCTAAAGCTTTCAGACTTCCACAGGAGAGGTCTGGAGAAGATCCAGATGAAATGG ctgGCATTAAGAAGATAGTTTGTAAGTTGAGAGCTCTCTATGAGAAGGAAAATCTGGGAACTATGAAACACCAGAGAGGTCCTGTTGCAAATGGCTGTATGAAGCATTCTGCGCTTAGCTGTGACACAG TTCCTTTTAAGCATCATTTGGCAAAAGTACAGAAGAAAATAGTGCCTGCTCAGAAGATGGATTTCCAGGAACAAACACTGGAGAATGCAGAATTCCTAGAGGTCAGACAACAAAAGGAAGCTGCTTCACTGGAGCTCAATTCAGCTTCCCTTCTCACAG GGGCTATGACACTCACGGACTGTTTGCAGCTGTGTTATGGAAAAGTGAATGAAGGATTCTGGAACATTACTCTGGATCAGCCACTTATATCTGAAGAGCTAAAGGCTGAACTCAACCCGCTGGTCATCACTATTTTGTCTGCTTCATCTCTACCATCCACTCCTGTTCCCTTTCACATACTTAAG GAAAAATGTCTTCCTGTGTACTGCCAGTATAAGTTCCACAACATGCCTCTTTATAGAACCAAAGCTTGTGATCACAGCGCTAATATTTCCTTCAAAGatataaatgtgatttttactGGTCTACTGAGCCATGGACAGCTGTGTGAGTTTCTTAGAGGTCTGCCTTTGGAGATCGAAGTCCATGATCGGGATAGAAAACTGAAAAGTAAAACCAGACCTTCAACCGTGTTTGGAACTGACCCCGATGATTTTAAACTAGCAAGTGTGGTACTAAGTGTAACCAAGTGGACGGCTCACGATGTCTTCAAGACAGAAAGAGAATTCCATGATCCATATGGAATAGCAAAACTAGATCTTTCCGATCTCCTTACAGGATGCAGATATTTAAAGCTCAGTTTGCCCATTAGGTGTTCTGCTTCCAGGCAAAGTGAACCAGAGAGTACAATGCTTCAGACTTTTGTGGATCATTCAGAAATGCCAACAGGTCATTATATAGAGGCTGATTCACATCTAAAAGTTCAGGTGGAGATAGCATATCCCCTGAATCCCGAGGGTGCCACAGGTGAAGACGACTGCCCTTTTGGTCGCAtcatatatgtttttaaatatagtaATACTTCTGTCTTAGCCAAACTGACATCTGAAATTCTACAAGTCAATTCCGAAGCATTCCAACTTGACTCCTATCCAGAGGAAACAACCGAGCGAGTCCTTTCTGGTCATAAAATGAGCGCCAAagacagagagaacaaaaccaGAAATGTTCTCACTGGATTTCATATAATGGATAAAGCTCTACACCTTTTCGTTCTAGAAGGATTGAAGGATCAAGCAATCAAAAGACTGTGGAAGCAAGTGCCTATGAA GTTGAATGGTGATGAGGAGGACCAGGTGACTGTGCTTTATAACTCAGACCTGAGTTTCTCTGTGCGTCTCTATGACACGCTTGATGTGGGTCTGAGTCCGATTTACCTCCCGAATCCACTTGAGACCATCATGAGTGAACCTCTGATGTTTATCAGAAATATGATTCCTCATGGTTGCCTAGAAGCTATGAAACG AATAAGCCTTCTCCGCAAAGCCAAAAAGCTTATAGAAGCAGTACACAACAATCTTTTCCCATCAGCCGACATGGTTCTCAGTTTAACACAGGAGTTTGGATTGGTTCTGAAGGGAGGACAGTTACAGATGTCAGAGATACAGAAACCTCAGGATGTGCCGGATCATCAAAACATCAAAAAGAGAATCCACACACCTCTTGATAACTTTAACAGAGAATATTTTCAGTGGAAACAGCAGTCGGGTAATAATGTGAAAGACTTCATTCAG GCAAATATTGAAGATGTCCATAAGGCGAGCGCAGAGTTACAAAAATCGAAGCCTGATATGCTTGTGGACAATCTTGATGATGGATCTATTTATTCATACTATGTCCAAACCATGAACTCAACTCAAGGGAACGAACTACAACACAAAGACATG ATCTCCAGTTGCAATCCTTTTATCTACCCAGGCTTTAAGAGCAGTATTGAATCTAACCAGCATCCAAAGCGACCTGACGATGCCCGAATAGAAGAACTAAGAAAG CCCTGGAAAGAAAACATTCTCCACGGGAACAAACTGAAGCCGACTCTTTCTAGATCCAGACTGCCGTGGATTCAGAGACATCAAGATTTTGAACTTTATTCCAAGTCACAGTTTGTGTTTGGCCCAGAATTCCCCTTGAGCATCCATTTGGCTg GAGAGTCTCTGCGTGATGAACAGCTACAGGCTGCACATGCTCAGTATAACAGGTGGAGGAAGATGTTGATTGATGAGGCCGCTAAAGGAACTGGACGAGTCCCTGAGTTTAAATGTCACATGAAGAGAGCAGATCTGGATAAACTAGAAGATATACTGAAGGACAAACCAAGAAAACATTCTCTGAAGAGACCAGGAATGATTTTAAAG CCTATTCCAGTTACTTCTGTTATCCAGTGCGCTGATCCCGCCGACTCAGTTGAGAGAGAAGCCAATGTTCCATTCTCTCCCGGACCTTTTCAGAACCACAGTCTAAGCTGGGACAAAAACGCTATCCCAAGACACACATCCCACTACAACAAGTTCCACTTCAG